From the genome of Vicinamibacterales bacterium, one region includes:
- the ruvX gene encoding Holliday junction resolvase RuvX: MRSYARRVRLLGLDFGNKRVGLAVSDASGTLARPLRTITRTSSLDNLIRVLVDEIRDLQTDPDGLGGVVIGLPRHLDGSASEQTARVRAFADRLRSEIDLPLTFQDERLSSREAEARLALRERDWRLRKKSIDAAAAAVILQDHLDQVNSCD, translated from the coding sequence ATGCGCAGCTACGCTAGAAGGGTGAGACTGCTCGGGCTCGACTTCGGCAATAAACGCGTGGGTCTCGCGGTCAGTGACGCGTCAGGCACATTGGCGCGCCCTCTGCGGACGATCACCCGAACCAGTTCCCTCGACAATCTTATAAGGGTATTGGTGGATGAAATTCGTGATTTACAGACTGATCCGGATGGGCTCGGTGGTGTCGTGATCGGGTTGCCGAGGCATCTTGATGGCAGTGCAAGTGAGCAGACGGCCCGGGTCCGTGCGTTCGCCGATCGGTTACGAAGCGAAATCGATTTACCACTGACCTTTCAAGATGAGCGCCTGAGTAGTCGGGAAGCTGAGGCCCGTCTAGCTTTGCGTGAGCGCGATTGGCGCCTCCGCAAGAAGTCCATTGATGCCGCCGCCGCCGCGGTTATATTGCAGGACCACCTCGACCAAGTGAATTCTTGTGACTGA
- the mltG gene encoding endolytic transglycosylase MltG — MTLHRIALGGLVVLVLGVAVAGVATMRLVARWEAPYRGFPTAEVFVQIMPGSGALAIGGQLVESGVVQDEWAFRYALWKTNLGRGLKAGEYRFDQPLSVSQVVSKIERGDVHLRPLMFPEGLTVPAMASIFGRSDFGTAEEFLAASQRVELIAALDPEASDLEGYLFPDTYLLPRTITADQLVERMVVRFRQAFGEPLLQQPGEAGLSMREVVTLASLIERETALAEERPVVSAVYLNRLKIGIALRCDPTVIYALERAGLYEGNLTRENLTYDSPYNTYLYSGLPPGPIAAPGLASLEAAVKPADVGYLYFVSRNDGSHVFASSLREHNRNVREYQIQFFRER, encoded by the coding sequence ATGACTCTTCACCGAATAGCACTCGGCGGTCTAGTGGTTTTAGTGTTGGGAGTCGCTGTTGCCGGAGTGGCTACTATGCGGCTGGTAGCCCGTTGGGAAGCTCCTTATCGTGGATTTCCAACTGCTGAGGTATTCGTCCAGATTATGCCAGGTTCTGGTGCCTTAGCCATTGGCGGCCAGTTGGTTGAGTCTGGTGTGGTCCAAGACGAATGGGCATTCCGATACGCCTTGTGGAAGACGAACTTGGGTCGGGGGCTGAAAGCGGGTGAGTACCGATTTGACCAGCCACTGTCGGTGTCTCAAGTCGTGAGCAAAATCGAACGCGGTGATGTGCATCTCCGACCTCTCATGTTTCCGGAGGGGCTAACCGTTCCGGCGATGGCGTCGATCTTTGGGAGGAGCGACTTTGGAACTGCTGAGGAATTTCTCGCAGCGAGTCAACGTGTCGAATTGATTGCCGCGCTCGACCCAGAGGCTTCTGACCTTGAAGGATACCTGTTTCCCGACACTTACTTGTTGCCGCGCACAATTACGGCCGATCAACTAGTTGAGAGAATGGTCGTCCGTTTCAGGCAGGCGTTCGGTGAGCCACTATTACAACAGCCGGGCGAGGCAGGTCTCAGCATGCGGGAGGTAGTAACGTTGGCGTCTCTAATCGAGCGTGAAACCGCCCTAGCCGAGGAGCGCCCCGTAGTCAGTGCTGTCTACCTGAACCGGCTGAAGATCGGCATTGCGCTCCGATGTGACCCAACCGTGATCTATGCGCTTGAGCGCGCTGGTTTGTACGAAGGCAATCTCACGCGAGAGAATCTCACCTATGATTCCCCCTACAACACGTATCTCTATTCTGGTTTACCTCCTGGACCGATTGCCGCCCCAGGCCTTGCGTCACTTGAAGCGGCCGTGAAGCCGGCAGACGTGGGCTACCTGTATTTCGTTAGTAGGAACGATGGTTCGCATGTCTTTGCGTCTTCACTACGTGAACACAACCGCAACGTCCGTGAATACCAGATTCAATTTTTCCGTGAGCGGTAA
- a CDS encoding NAD(+)/NADH kinase, which produces MTAVHHHTRAIKRVGVVAKSGLQEAAGTLVELSEWLNARSLTGVFETETATLSSLTNQVTTCSRDEMPAAVDMILVLGGDGTLLAMGDRIAQHGVDVPLLGVNFGSLGFLTEITLAELFPALENAINGSVSLDQRRMLRAVVRRDEQVIADRVALNDVTLTRNATSPIIDLSVSVGSQFVAEFKADGLIVASPTGSTAYNLAAGGPIVHPVVEALVITPIAPHTLTNRPIIVPASSDIRIQPISNCDDNQIIVSFDGQSGVPLACDDIVSVSSSEQPLQLFRATSRSYFAVLREKLKWAER; this is translated from the coding sequence ATGACTGCCGTTCACCATCACACAAGGGCAATTAAGCGCGTCGGGGTCGTTGCTAAATCTGGGCTACAGGAAGCTGCCGGCACTCTGGTCGAGTTAAGCGAGTGGCTTAACGCCAGAAGCTTGACGGGTGTCTTCGAAACCGAGACTGCGACGTTGTCTAGTCTGACTAATCAGGTAACTACCTGTAGCCGGGATGAGATGCCAGCTGCAGTTGACATGATTCTCGTCCTAGGTGGGGACGGAACCCTGCTCGCCATGGGTGATCGTATTGCGCAACATGGCGTGGATGTCCCGCTACTCGGTGTGAACTTTGGTAGCCTCGGCTTCCTCACTGAGATCACACTTGCGGAGTTGTTCCCGGCACTTGAAAACGCGATCAATGGATCAGTGAGTCTCGATCAAAGGCGGATGCTAAGGGCCGTGGTACGCCGGGACGAGCAGGTCATCGCCGACCGCGTCGCCCTGAACGACGTGACACTCACGAGGAACGCTACGTCACCAATCATCGACCTGTCGGTATCGGTCGGCTCACAGTTCGTCGCTGAGTTCAAGGCCGACGGTTTAATCGTGGCTAGCCCAACGGGGTCGACAGCCTACAACCTGGCAGCAGGTGGACCGATCGTGCATCCAGTCGTAGAAGCGCTTGTGATTACACCTATCGCGCCACACACCCTTACGAACCGTCCAATTATCGTCCCGGCTAGCTCAGACATCCGTATTCAGCCGATCTCGAACTGTGACGATAATCAGATCATCGTTTCGTTTGACGGTCAGTCCGGCGTACCTTTGGCGTGTGACGACATCGTAAGTGTGTCGTCATCAGAACAGCCACTACAACTGTTCAGAGCGACATCACGAAGCTATTTCGCTGTGCTTCGCGAAAAACTTAAATGGGCCGAACGTTGA
- a CDS encoding TlyA family RNA methyltransferase — translation MTAAQQKRRLDTLLVDRGLATSRTRARSMILAGQVRLDNGVAAKAGTMLSTDADITLIKPDHPYVSRGGIKLAHAIAQLGVSASNRDALDIGASTGGFTDVLLRAGARRVVALDVGRGQLAWSLRQDPRVTVLDRVNARSLEAVPWPPGLTDFDLVTVDVAFISLTLIVPALPPRLRPGGNILLLVKPQFEANRSEIGKGGLVKNPVVHLRAVKRVSTTVDRVGLKVVGTIESPITGTEGNREFFLHLRHHEDTA, via the coding sequence ATGACCGCTGCACAACAGAAGCGTCGTCTGGATACACTTCTCGTCGACCGCGGCCTCGCTACCTCTCGCACACGAGCACGCTCTATGATTCTGGCCGGGCAGGTCCGCCTAGACAACGGCGTCGCGGCCAAAGCCGGCACAATGCTTTCAACCGACGCCGACATTACATTAATCAAACCAGATCATCCGTATGTCAGCCGGGGTGGGATTAAACTCGCTCACGCGATCGCCCAGCTAGGCGTATCAGCGAGCAACCGTGATGCGCTTGATATTGGCGCCTCAACCGGTGGTTTTACGGACGTTCTCCTCCGTGCAGGAGCACGGCGGGTCGTAGCCCTCGACGTTGGCCGCGGACAGCTCGCCTGGTCGCTTCGTCAGGACCCACGGGTCACTGTTCTCGACCGCGTCAACGCTCGGTCACTCGAGGCTGTGCCTTGGCCGCCGGGTCTCACAGACTTCGATCTCGTGACGGTCGATGTCGCATTTATTTCGCTCACATTAATTGTCCCAGCGCTACCTCCGCGTTTACGCCCGGGTGGCAACATCCTCCTACTGGTCAAACCACAATTCGAAGCTAACCGTTCGGAGATCGGCAAAGGAGGTCTCGTCAAGAACCCAGTAGTGCACTTACGTGCCGTCAAGCGGGTCAGCACTACGGTGGATCGGGTAGGATTGAAGGTGGTGGGTACAATTGAATCACCGATTACTGGCACTGAGGGCAATCGCGAGTTCTTCCTTCACTTGCGCCATCATGAGGACACGGCATGA
- a CDS encoding farnesyl diphosphate synthase, translated as MTPLSDLTEYFSACKADVDEALETLLPSAPGCPSTIAKAMRYSVTAGGKRFRPVLTLAAADAIDSTSAMGSSRALALPFACAIELIHTYSLVHDDLPAMDNDTLRRGRPTAHVIFGDGLAILSGDGLLTEAFTIMAKTGSREDAEAMGRRLRAIGAVAEAAGAAGMVGGQAIDLEASGLNKQLASGPTTQLDAAALLDMHERKTGALIKAAAVSGAIIAGGSDAAVNAIRIYAQNLGLAFQIVDDILDVEGAALDLGKTAGKDAAAGKPTYPSLYGVEASRNHAAEAANRARDALRETGLESRLTQIVDWVVSRTR; from the coding sequence GTGACTCCACTTTCAGACCTCACCGAATATTTTTCCGCCTGCAAGGCTGATGTAGACGAGGCACTGGAAACCTTACTGCCCTCAGCTCCAGGATGTCCATCCACCATCGCTAAGGCGATGCGCTATAGCGTCACAGCAGGTGGCAAGCGCTTTCGTCCGGTCCTAACGCTCGCAGCAGCAGATGCGATTGACTCAACTTCTGCTATGGGGTCCTCTCGGGCACTGGCATTGCCGTTTGCTTGCGCTATCGAGTTGATACATACCTATTCACTAGTGCACGACGACCTACCGGCCATGGATAACGACACATTACGTCGTGGCCGACCGACGGCGCACGTCATTTTTGGTGATGGTCTGGCCATCCTGTCTGGCGACGGCCTTTTGACCGAAGCGTTTACCATAATGGCAAAGACGGGAAGCCGCGAGGACGCGGAAGCTATGGGACGGCGCCTTCGAGCCATTGGGGCCGTCGCCGAAGCTGCTGGTGCCGCTGGCATGGTGGGCGGACAAGCAATTGACCTTGAGGCTAGCGGTCTCAACAAACAGCTAGCCAGTGGTCCAACCACGCAACTTGATGCTGCTGCACTTCTGGATATGCACGAGCGGAAAACAGGAGCACTCATCAAAGCAGCGGCCGTCTCCGGAGCGATTATCGCAGGGGGAAGTGATGCGGCGGTGAACGCGATTCGCATTTACGCACAGAATTTGGGTCTGGCGTTCCAGATTGTCGACGACATCCTTGACGTTGAGGGCGCAGCACTTGACCTTGGCAAGACGGCCGGGAAAGATGCAGCAGCCGGAAAGCCAACCTACCCATCGCTCTATGGTGTGGAGGCATCTCGAAATCACGCCGCTGAAGCAGCGAACCGCGCACGAGATGCATTGCGAGAGACGGGCCTCGAAAGCCGGCTCACGCAGATAGTCGATTGGGTGGTTTCTCGAACCCGCTAA
- the xseB gene encoding exodeoxyribonuclease VII small subunit produces MSSKTKIKDFESAISELETIVSTLEEGDLSLDKSLELFERGVQLSRFCHQRLEEAEKKIEVLNEQGELSDATDSLNTPDSDADEPAQ; encoded by the coding sequence ATGAGTAGCAAGACCAAGATTAAGGATTTCGAATCGGCCATTAGCGAGCTGGAAACGATTGTAAGCACATTGGAAGAGGGCGACCTGTCGCTCGACAAGTCTCTTGAGCTATTCGAGCGTGGCGTTCAACTCTCTCGGTTTTGTCATCAACGGCTTGAGGAAGCCGAAAAAAAAATCGAGGTGCTGAACGAGCAAGGCGAGTTAAGCGATGCGACTGATTCGCTGAATACTCCTGATTCAGACGCGGACGAGCCTGCCCAGTGA
- the xseA gene encoding exodeoxyribonuclease VII large subunit has translation MADLVDLPFDDPAHATSDPQLSKAPLSTAKPTTRRIFTVTELTSEVRELLETTYGEIWIDGELSNYRRWRTGHVYFTLKDAEAQLKGVMFRSAVRHLRFTPDDGMRVIVRGRLSVYEPKGEYQIVCEHMEPHGIGALQLAFEQLKRRLELEGLFEPSSKRPLPTLPRKIGIVTSMDGAALRDIIHILGRRYPNVHLVIRPVRVQGEGAGNDIAQALNQIAKLSGVDVIIVGRGGGSIEDLWAFNEEVVARAIVASTIPIISAVGHETDFTIADFAADLRAPTPSAAAELVVTRKDEFRAQIDRMQERLRNGASMRIHSKQARVRSLEQRPGLAAWPTRLALTGRRAVDLSYGLSRTTRRFVGRVQRRYHELRLRLEGRDLRRTVGAITTRLTLSKGRLAREITRHLSERRESLVALAGRLENLSPLGVLGRGYAVCWNGDRTGIVSDASLVEKGDAVHVTLHRGELGCKVITMKRPSTSTEIRTSKE, from the coding sequence ATGGCAGATCTTGTTGACCTTCCGTTCGACGATCCCGCCCATGCAACTAGTGACCCGCAATTGAGTAAGGCACCGCTCTCAACAGCCAAACCAACAACGCGCCGTATTTTCACGGTCACCGAACTAACCTCTGAAGTTCGGGAATTACTCGAAACCACCTACGGCGAGATCTGGATCGATGGCGAGCTGTCAAACTACAGGCGTTGGCGTACTGGGCATGTCTATTTCACGCTAAAGGACGCTGAGGCACAGCTAAAGGGAGTGATGTTTCGGTCGGCAGTGAGACACCTCCGTTTTACACCTGATGATGGCATGCGCGTGATTGTGCGGGGTCGCCTGAGTGTCTACGAACCCAAGGGCGAATACCAAATCGTCTGCGAGCATATGGAACCGCACGGTATCGGCGCGCTTCAATTAGCTTTTGAGCAGCTGAAACGTCGTCTTGAGTTGGAGGGGTTATTCGAGCCGTCAAGTAAACGACCGCTGCCGACATTGCCCCGAAAAATCGGCATCGTTACATCCATGGATGGTGCTGCGCTACGCGACATCATCCACATACTGGGTCGGCGCTACCCTAACGTGCACCTAGTCATCCGCCCGGTGCGCGTTCAAGGCGAAGGTGCGGGTAACGACATCGCCCAAGCGCTGAACCAGATTGCCAAACTTAGTGGCGTTGACGTCATTATCGTCGGCCGGGGCGGAGGGTCCATAGAAGATCTGTGGGCCTTCAATGAAGAGGTGGTTGCGCGTGCCATTGTTGCGTCGACTATTCCTATCATTTCCGCAGTAGGCCACGAAACCGATTTCACCATTGCCGATTTTGCTGCTGATCTCAGAGCACCTACCCCGTCTGCTGCAGCTGAACTGGTAGTAACCAGAAAGGATGAATTTCGCGCGCAAATTGACCGGATGCAGGAGCGGTTACGCAACGGTGCGTCGATGAGAATTCATTCCAAGCAAGCGCGGGTTCGCTCCCTTGAGCAGCGACCAGGCTTGGCAGCGTGGCCTACCCGCCTTGCGTTGACGGGTCGTCGGGCCGTCGATCTCTCGTATGGCCTCTCGCGTACAACGCGCAGATTTGTTGGACGCGTTCAACGGCGCTATCACGAACTCCGCTTGCGTCTCGAAGGCCGTGACCTCCGGCGGACCGTGGGTGCAATTACCACGCGGCTCACCCTCTCAAAGGGGCGACTTGCTCGTGAAATAACGCGCCACCTCTCCGAGCGACGGGAGTCTCTTGTGGCACTTGCCGGCCGACTTGAAAACTTGAGCCCCCTAGGAGTCTTGGGTCGGGGCTACGCTGTTTGCTGGAACGGTGACCGCACCGGAATCGTGTCGGACGCCAGCTTAGTTGAAAAGGGTGACGCAGTGCATGTCACTCTTCATCGCGGTGAATTGGGTTGTAAGGTAATCACCATGAAACGACCATCCACATCTACCGAGATACGAACTTCAAAAGAATGA